The Balneolaceae bacterium sequence CTGGTGTCGCCCAGCAGGGAGGAGGCGATGGTCTGGGCGTGTCCCCCGCGGCACCATGCCGCAGGACGGAAGGGGACGGGGTCTCGGAGGGAGCTCTGCATGCGTCAGGTTGAGGCTGTGGACGGTCGTGCGACGCCGGGGCGCCAGATTAAATTGCTGTTACGAATGCGGTAAAAAATAAACTATCTGGACATAAGTCTGTATCTTTGGACGAAATCCCAACAGAGAAGAGCTGCAGACCTGACGATGACCCACCGATTCGACGACACCGAGCCCGTACAGACCGATTCCAACAAGAAAACCGTATCGGCTTCGCGCGTACGCATGAATGAACTGGTCATGCCCAACGACACCAATCCCCTGGGCAACCTGATGGGGGGACGTCTGCTGCAGTGGATGGACATCTGTTCGGCCATATCCGCCCAGCGCCACTGCAACCGCAACGTGGTGACGGTGTCGGTGGACAACGTGGAGTTCAAGAACGCCATCAAACTGGGCGAGGTGGTGGTGATCGAGGCCGAGGTGACCCGCGCCTTCACCACCTCCATGGAGGTGGCCATGCAGGTCTGGTCGGAGAACCTGCGAACCGGCGACAGGGAACTCTGCACCACTTCGTTTTATACCTTTGTATCGGTGGACGCCGACGGCAAGCCGGTGCCCGTACCCGGTATCATCCCCGAAAGCGACTTCGAAAAGGAGCGGCATGAGCAGGCCGCCGAACGCCGCGAGATGCGACTGAAGATCTCCCGGCAGAATCTCGAGGCCCACCGCAGGAATAAAAACCGCGAATCATGAGTTCTGTGCCCCCAAAGGCCTCCCCCAGCAATGGGGTGCCCGCCAAGCGTATCGCGGCCATCGACCTGGGCACCAACTCCTTCCACACGGTCATCGTAGATATCTATCCCGACCGGAGTTTCCGGACGGTGGACAAGCTCAAGGAGATGGTAAACCTGGCCGGGAAGGGCATGCAGCGCCGCCTGGGCGCGGAGGCCATGGAGCGGGGCCTTTCGGCCCTGCGCAAGATCAGGATGCTCTGCGACAGCCTGGGCGTTGAAGACATTCTGGCCTACGCCACCAGCGCCATCCGGGAGGCGGAGGACGGCGGGGAGTTCATCCAGCGGATGATCGACGAGATCGGTATCAAGGCCCACGCCATCTCCGGCATGATGGAGGCGCGCCTGATCGCAAGGGCGGTGATGCACGCGGTCACCCTGGATGAGGAGCCCGTGCTGATGGCCGATATCGGGGGAGGCAGCGTGGAGCTGACGGTGGCCGGACGCGACCGCTTCCATCATGCCTGCAGCCTCAAGATCGGGGTGGCGCGCATGGCGGCGGAATATGTGGCGTCAGACCCCCTTTCCAAGGGGGAGATCAAAAAGCTGCGGGCGCGCTACCGAAGGGAGCTGGAGCCCATGGCCGAGGTAATGGAGAAGCACCCCGTCCGCACGCTTATTGGTACCTCGGGCACCATGGAAAACATCGCCCTGATGATCGCTGCACGAAAAGACCTCAACGCCTCCCTCACCCTCAACGAACTGGAGTTCAGACAAAAGGATTACCGCGACTTCTATCGCGAGTTTATTAACATGGACCGCAGGGAGCGTCTCACGCAGAAGGGACTGGAGGAGAAGAGGGTGGACATCATCGCGCCCGGCGTGGTGTTGCTGGACCACCTGATCCGTTCGTTCGGCATCGACAGGATCAAGATTTCCGAGTTTGCCCTGCGTGAGGGGATGATTCTCCACTACATCGACAAGCAGAAGGAACAGCTCGACATGGAACTGAAGATCAGCAGGGAGATCGGCCCCGATCCGCGCCGGCGCAGCGTGCACGAGCTGCTGCGCAAATGCGACTGGCACGAAAGCCACTCACGGCACGTGACCGACCTTGCGCTGCAGCTCTTCGACGCCCTGCAGCAGGAGCTGAAGCTGCCGGAAGGCGACCGCGAGCTGCTGGAATACGCTTCCCTCATGCACGACATCGGCTATTACATTTCCCACCGCAAGCACCACAAACACGCCCTCTACCTGATCCGTAACGCCGACCTGAAGGGCTTCCGCGAAGACGAGATCAATCTCATGGCCAACGTGGCCCGCTACCACCGCCGCTCCACGCCCAAAAAGCGGCACAAGCGTTTCCGGAAGCTGGACAAGCCGCTAAAATCAAGAGTGCGCAGGCTCTCGGCCCTGCTGCGGGTGGCCGACGGGCTGGACCGCAGCC is a genomic window containing:
- a CDS encoding Ppx/GppA phosphatase family protein, whose translation is MSSVPPKASPSNGVPAKRIAAIDLGTNSFHTVIVDIYPDRSFRTVDKLKEMVNLAGKGMQRRLGAEAMERGLSALRKIRMLCDSLGVEDILAYATSAIREAEDGGEFIQRMIDEIGIKAHAISGMMEARLIARAVMHAVTLDEEPVLMADIGGGSVELTVAGRDRFHHACSLKIGVARMAAEYVASDPLSKGEIKKLRARYRRELEPMAEVMEKHPVRTLIGTSGTMENIALMIAARKDLNASLTLNELEFRQKDYRDFYREFINMDRRERLTQKGLEEKRVDIIAPGVVLLDHLIRSFGIDRIKISEFALREGMILHYIDKQKEQLDMELKISREIGPDPRRRSVHELLRKCDWHESHSRHVTDLALQLFDALQQELKLPEGDRELLEYASLMHDIGYYISHRKHHKHALYLIRNADLKGFREDEINLMANVARYHRRSTPKKRHKRFRKLDKPLKSRVRRLSALLRVADGLDRSHYQNVRRLEIERDEERLRLLITTEGDPELEIWGAMRKRHLFEEVTGCRLEIHRLRGGEVVETEQPDPFPEYKS
- a CDS encoding acyl-CoA thioesterase — protein: MTHRFDDTEPVQTDSNKKTVSASRVRMNELVMPNDTNPLGNLMGGRLLQWMDICSAISAQRHCNRNVVTVSVDNVEFKNAIKLGEVVVIEAEVTRAFTTSMEVAMQVWSENLRTGDRELCTTSFYTFVSVDADGKPVPVPGIIPESDFEKERHEQAAERREMRLKISRQNLEAHRRNKNRES